GATTTGAAGGGGGGCTGGAGCCTTGCAACCTGACGCGGTCGTCTCAACTACCAGACTTGGTGGGGGCAGAGATGGCCTTTGCAGTGCAAAGTGTAGCAGGCTGAGCGCTCGATGGTGGAGCTGAAAGCGCGTCGGCTTGCTAAGGACCGCTCAGATGCAAGCGGGCGGCCGAGGAGACCGATCGGAATCGGCCGATGGATAAGGCGCTATTGATCGCGTGGGCATGCACTCTAATCGTCCTGGTACTGTTCGTCGCGCTGTACCTTCCGTGGGCGTGAGTGGGGGATGGCGGCGACGTGGCGCCGGCGGCGATCGATGAGGCGCTTGCTCGCGAAATCGCCGTCCGTCACCTCCTGGGACGGAGGCAGCGGAGGTGACACGGCGCCTTGGAGGAGTGCGAACCCGACGCTGTCCCTACCGCACCCGCGCTGCCAGCGAAGTTTGCGGCGGTGACTCGGCGCTCGCGTAGTGGCGAGACCAGACCCCTGAAGCACTGCCCCTACCACGCGCCGCAAACTTTAGTGGCCTTTGCCCTTGGACTAGCAAAGCTGACCACCTCGTTTCCCCGAGAAGCTCAATTCCCTAGGATGGTACCTATTTGCATCGTGGAGAAGTACCGCAAGCACCTATCAGGATTGGTGGCCGCCTAATCCAACCGTTGTGGACTAGGCTGGTCCTCAGCCTTTTGCCAGATTCAGGAGACGTGAATGGCCAAACGCGCACGCATTCGCTGCATCAACACGACAGACAGAAGGAACTCTCACGAAAGACTCTCACATGTTGGCGGGGTAAACCCCGACGGAACGCCGTGGAAGCGATCCATCGATCAGGCTATCCGAGACATCGAGAGCAACGAGTGGGAGTTCTATGTCGAAGAAAACGGCCGCAGGGTTGATGTCGTGTGCGCCACGCACGAGGGGTACAAGTACCTCAAGACAGCGGCGGACGACATTCATCCCGACAATCTTCTATTGCTCGCTGAGTGTCCGTGACACCGCGACTGACAGCAGCTCAGCCAACTGCGCCCGGTACGCATTCTTTAGGAAGAAAGCTAGCTTCGATGAAGTACAGGCAAGCACTCTTAAAGCGGAAGCGGCTTACGTATGTTTGTGGCGCAGCAATCATAATCTGTTCGATACGGCCCTCGCTCGCCGCGGATGCACTGGAAGCCGTCATGCAAGTGATGGGCTGCACGGCCGTGAACGACGACAAAGATCGCTTATTGTGCTTCGACAAAGCCGCCGCAACGCTCAAGGCCGCTGGCGTTCTCGTTGGACCGGAAACGGCGAACACCAAAGAAATCGTTACGAACTTCAGCCCTAACGATTTCAAGGTCGTTGATCCAGACGACCTTCATGTCGCCCCCGGAAAGTTCATTGGGAAGCCTATCGAGATTCGAAACGTGAGCTGCTTCTACGCCGATAGGGGCGATTATCGCTGTGCGTCTTCCCGCGGGATGATTACGGTAGTTTTCGCAAAGTCTATCGAACCAGCGGCGGAGCGGGAAGCATTGGAAAATGACTGCGGCACCATCAAGAGGATTGAGTCGCCCGCCTGCCGAAGGAATATTCGAATCGTTCCTGCCGACTACGCCGAAGATTCGCCCAGCGCCTTTGCGAAGCGCATTGTTGTGATGGTGAAGAGAATTGAAGTTCTACCGGCGTCCCGACCAAAGCGCTAAAGTCGCACCACGCGCGCCGCTAACTTCACGGGCACAACTACCAGAACTGGCCATCAGAAGTGGCTTGACGCCAGGGACCGGAAGCAGCGCGGGCGCGACTCGGCGCCGGATTCCAGCTTTGGGGAGCAATAGATCGGGCACTGTCCCTACCGCGCGCCGCTGACCTCGACGGTTCTGTATTCGGGCTAGCTTTCCAAAAGCTGACGAGAGCCCGACGCAGTTCACAAAACGAAAAGTGGCCGCTTGCCGTCGAGACTGTCTCTGATGCGGCTTTTGACGATCATACATTCGATCGTCCCTAACCACGCGACCGAAATGCCGCTTCAATCGCGATGAGGTCGGCTTCTGTGATCCTCGATTGGTTGCATATTGCGTTGCTCCATCGGGTAGTCGACTTGGAGTGCGCGTTAAGCGCTAAGTGGTAACGTGGAGATAGCGCATGTTCTACGTTTACAGGTACGCGCGCAAGCCCCGGCCCGGTAAATGGGCCTTTGCGTCGAAGCACGCGAAGTTGGAAGACGCCGAAGCGGCGGCGCGCAAGCCAAGCATGAGCGGGGAGTGAATCCGCCTCGTCAGCATAGCCGCGACGTTCAGCGCGCTGAATACCAGTGCGCCGCCCTCCATGGACAAGCGTACCGAGGGATGTCCCGCATAGGGGGAGTAGGCGATCAGCGCGACGGCTATGTCCATCGTTAAGAACAGGCCGATCCATATCAGCCATGCGCGCGCATCGGAACGCTTCTCAACCTCGTCTGACGGCTGGTTGTAGCTGAGTAGCCCAACGAAGAGCAGAATCGACATCACAAGACGCGACGCTGGCCCATAGAGCAGAAACAGCCAAATATTGCGGTGTGCCATCCCGGTGAAGGCGCCGTGCGGCGAATAGATCAGCACGAAACCGAGAAAACCCAGCGTCAACCAACGCAACAGAGGTTCGCCTGAAGACTGGTAGCAACGCCACGTCACATAGGTGACGAACAGTCCTTCGAGGGTGGCGACGGCAATCGCGAATTCGTGGAACAGGTGATTTTCGAAGGTTAGCGTAGGATCCTGATGGAAATACAGATAGGCGGTGAACTGGGCGGGCATCAGGGCGAAAGCGATGAGGAGAAGGCGCATATACGCCTGTGTGACCAGCCGGAGCGCCTTGGTCGGTTCGTGTACAGCAAGACTGGTGTTCATATGCATATACCGTCTCCCATGATGACCTGCGGTCGTTTCATGGACTCTTGAACGTCTCCGAG
This region of Bradyrhizobium sp. CCGUVB1N3 genomic DNA includes:
- a CDS encoding DUF3892 domain-containing protein; amino-acid sequence: MAKRARIRCINTTDRRNSHERLSHVGGVNPDGTPWKRSIDQAIRDIESNEWEFYVEENGRRVDVVCATHEGYKYLKTAADDIHPDNLLLLAECP